Proteins encoded together in one Streptomyces umbrinus window:
- a CDS encoding LacI family DNA-binding transcriptional regulator, which translates to MAGARLKDVAERAGVSIKTVSNVVRGEIRVAEQTRQRVLRAIAELDYQPNASARHLRTGRSGIIALAVPELVAPYFAELAAEVIAAAKKRGCTVLIEDTGGDPAEELRIACGLSDPLIDGVLLSPLSLDEAMLATRERRVPLVLLGEQSYRIPADHVLIDNSAAAQEATEHLLRLGRRRIGVIGQPSDRAHATTVQRMHGFLTALHAAGVPHDPRLAPDTVAFTRADGASAMRVLLGLDEPPDAVFCFSDLLASGAVRAAHEHGLRVPRDLAVVGFDDIQETGYSVPSLTTVSPNKREIAELAVDAVLQRITADAEAPHTRLTAGHSLVVRESTQPDSPPG; encoded by the coding sequence ATGGCAGGTGCACGCCTCAAGGACGTCGCGGAACGCGCGGGCGTGTCGATCAAGACTGTGTCGAACGTCGTCCGGGGCGAGATCCGTGTCGCGGAGCAGACCCGGCAGCGGGTACTGCGCGCGATCGCCGAGCTCGACTACCAGCCCAACGCGTCCGCACGCCACTTGCGCACCGGCCGCAGCGGCATCATCGCGCTGGCCGTCCCCGAGCTGGTCGCGCCGTACTTCGCGGAGCTGGCCGCGGAGGTCATCGCGGCCGCCAAGAAGCGCGGCTGCACCGTGCTCATCGAGGACACCGGCGGGGATCCCGCGGAGGAACTGCGTATCGCCTGCGGCCTGAGCGACCCGCTCATCGACGGTGTGCTGCTCAGCCCCCTCAGCCTCGACGAGGCGATGCTCGCCACTCGCGAGCGCCGCGTGCCCCTCGTACTCCTGGGAGAGCAGTCGTACAGGATCCCGGCGGACCATGTACTGATCGACAACTCCGCGGCGGCACAGGAGGCGACCGAGCACCTGCTCCGGCTCGGCCGCCGGCGCATCGGAGTCATCGGCCAGCCGTCGGACCGGGCCCATGCGACGACGGTGCAGCGCATGCACGGCTTTCTGACCGCGCTGCACGCCGCGGGTGTGCCGCACGACCCCAGGCTGGCCCCGGACACCGTGGCGTTCACCCGCGCCGACGGCGCCTCCGCCATGCGGGTCCTGCTCGGTCTGGACGAGCCACCGGACGCGGTCTTCTGCTTCAGCGACCTGCTCGCCTCCGGCGCGGTGCGCGCGGCGCACGAGCACGGCCTGCGGGTGCCGCGCGACCTGGCGGTCGTGGGCTTCGACGACATCCAGGAGACCGGCTACAGCGTGCCGTCACTGACCACCGTGTCGCCCAACAAGCGAGAGATCGCCGAACTGGCGGTGGACGCGGTGCTGCAGAGAATCACCGCCGACGCGGAGGCCCCCCACACGAGACTCACCGCGGGGCATTCGCTGGTGGTACGGGAGAGCACGCAGCCGGATTCGCCGCCGGGGTGA
- a CDS encoding TetR/AcrR family transcriptional regulator, with protein MSLAEIAKQAEVSTATAYRHFSSVEEILHAFRAQVGSELRDFSARQTTRGMERLEAVSRCWVSLVLEHGGAMAQMRSHRGYLERLREGTGYLAPQAEALAEPLRQTTEELGLGDLGDEALFLWNLLFDPRDILDLIKSGHTEDEAATRLVAALRGALVGWSAAADGNR; from the coding sequence GTGAGCCTGGCCGAGATCGCCAAGCAGGCCGAGGTGTCGACCGCCACGGCGTACCGGCACTTCTCCTCCGTCGAGGAGATCCTGCACGCGTTCCGCGCCCAAGTCGGCTCCGAACTGCGCGACTTCAGCGCCCGGCAGACCACCCGGGGCATGGAGAGGCTGGAGGCGGTGTCCCGCTGCTGGGTGTCGCTCGTCCTCGAACACGGCGGGGCGATGGCGCAGATGCGTTCGCACCGCGGATACCTGGAGCGGCTGCGCGAGGGCACCGGTTATCTCGCCCCGCAGGCCGAGGCACTCGCCGAACCGCTGCGGCAGACCACCGAGGAACTCGGCCTCGGCGACCTGGGCGACGAGGCCCTGTTCCTGTGGAACCTCCTGTTCGACCCCCGCGACATCCTCGACCTCATCAAGAGCGGGCACACGGAGGACGAGGCCGCCACCCGCCTGGTGGCGGCACTGCGCGGCGCCCTCGTCGGGTGGTCCGCGGCGGCGGACGGGAATCGCTGA
- a CDS encoding RraA family protein: protein MFGAVGAVVDGYVRDGAIIEKLGVPVFARGLTPAGPFKNGPGTIGEPVALGGVVANPGDIVVADDDGVIVIPPHRADEALTAVEAIVAREADLDTEVAELRSRIA from the coding sequence GTGTTCGGCGCCGTCGGCGCGGTCGTCGACGGCTACGTCCGTGACGGCGCGATCATCGAGAAGCTCGGCGTGCCCGTCTTCGCACGCGGGCTGACACCCGCCGGCCCCTTCAAGAACGGACCGGGCACGATCGGCGAACCCGTCGCTCTCGGCGGCGTCGTGGCGAACCCGGGCGACATCGTCGTGGCCGACGACGACGGCGTCATCGTCATCCCGCCCCATCGCGCCGACGAGGCGCTGACGGCGGTCGAGGCGATCGTCGCCCGCGAGGCCGACCTCGACACCGAGGTCGCGGAACTGCGGAGCCGAATCGCCTGA
- a CDS encoding NAD(P)-dependent oxidoreductase, translated as MGTEERAPPRRLRVAVAAPLSEDNRARILALEPRINLVVDQALLPPMRWPADFAGDPSWHRTPAQQQAYEESLDSADALYGIPDVDPAALARTVRANRGLRWVHTMAAGGGSQVKAARLTADELGRVLFTTSAGVHGQPLAEFAVFGVLAGAKGLPRLLRGQRDHEWGGRWMMGQVSEQTILLLGLGGIGRVVAQKLHALGARVIGTSRSGTGVPGVHEVVPLNRIAEIAPTVDAVVNTLPGTAATEHLLDKRFFDALRPGATLVNVGRGSVVDETALIEARDSGRVGFATLDVFETEPLPSHSPPLEPRPRTGEPPHRRPQPRRGPPHRRTLRHQRHPPPRRRGPAQPRGHGRVVLTTGRTNRHTAREKAANHGS; from the coding sequence ATGGGAACCGAGGAACGAGCCCCCCCCCGCAGGCTCCGCGTCGCGGTCGCCGCGCCACTGTCGGAGGACAACCGCGCGCGGATCCTCGCGCTGGAACCGCGCATCAACCTCGTCGTCGACCAGGCCCTGCTCCCGCCGATGCGGTGGCCCGCCGACTTCGCCGGTGACCCGTCCTGGCACCGCACGCCGGCACAGCAACAGGCCTACGAGGAGTCCCTCGACTCGGCCGACGCGCTCTACGGCATCCCCGACGTGGACCCGGCCGCCCTGGCCCGAACCGTCCGCGCCAACCGGGGGCTGCGCTGGGTGCACACGATGGCCGCGGGCGGCGGCAGCCAGGTGAAGGCCGCGCGGCTCACCGCCGACGAACTCGGGCGGGTCCTCTTCACCACCTCCGCCGGAGTGCACGGGCAGCCGCTCGCGGAGTTCGCCGTCTTCGGCGTACTCGCCGGAGCCAAGGGTCTCCCCCGTCTGCTTCGCGGGCAACGCGATCACGAGTGGGGCGGCCGCTGGATGATGGGACAGGTCAGCGAGCAGACGATCCTGCTGCTCGGCCTCGGCGGCATCGGCCGGGTCGTCGCCCAGAAGCTGCACGCACTGGGTGCCAGGGTCATCGGAACGAGCAGGAGCGGCACCGGCGTTCCCGGGGTCCACGAGGTCGTACCCCTGAACCGGATCGCCGAGATCGCACCGACGGTGGACGCCGTCGTGAACACGCTCCCCGGCACCGCGGCGACCGAGCACCTGCTCGACAAGCGGTTCTTCGACGCCCTCCGGCCCGGCGCGACCCTCGTGAACGTCGGCCGCGGAAGCGTCGTGGACGAGACCGCCCTGATCGAAGCCCGCGACTCCGGCCGGGTCGGCTTCGCCACACTGGACGTCTTCGAGACGGAACCCCTCCCGTCCCACAGCCCCCCTCTGGAACCACGACCACGTACTGGTGAGCCCCCACACCGCCGCCCTCAGCCCCGCCGAGGACCGCCTCATCGCCGAACTCTTCGCCACCAACGCCACCCGCCTCCTCGACGGAGAGGGCCTGCTCAACCGCGTGGACACGGTCGAGTTGTACTGACGACCGGGCGAACGAACAGACACACGGCCCGGGAGAAAGCGGCGAACCACGGGTCCTGA
- a CDS encoding GMC oxidoreductase, which translates to MNDDSPRGTRLRDVSRRRFITGTGSLLGSAALAGQVLPAHAATTAAAAVIEPGAHVPALVIGTGYGGSVAALRLAQAGVDVHMVEMGMAWDTPGSDGKIFANTTSPDYRSYWLRTRTKQPLSNFLGFPIDKDVPRYTGILDAEEMGGIIVYQGRGVGGGSLVNGGMAVTPRRENFGAVLPSVNADEMYSVYYPRANSGLGVGTVDLTWFETADCYQYARVGRKHAQRSGFPFVFVPDVYDWDYMEQEAAGTVPKSALAGEILYGNNYGKKSLQKTYLARATTTGRVSISPLHKVTSVAPATGGRYTVVIDRLDTGGNTTATKTVTADRVFFAAGSVGTSKLLVQLKATGALPGLNSEVGKGWGDNGNVMCGRANHLWDPTGAVQSSIPCSGIDNWAAGGAFAEVAPLPTGIETFASFYLSITKNPNRAQFSWNASAGKAELNWQTAWKQPSIDMAKTIFDKINAKEGTIYRTDLFGAYKIWGDHLTYHPLGGAVLNKATDNYGRLHGHPGLYVIDGALIPGNTSVNPFVTITALAERNIEKIIAADL; encoded by the coding sequence ATGAACGACGATTCCCCACGTGGGACGCGCCTCAGAGACGTATCTCGTCGGAGATTCATCACTGGAACTGGTTCTCTTCTTGGGTCGGCGGCACTCGCCGGCCAGGTACTGCCGGCGCACGCCGCCACGACAGCCGCAGCCGCCGTCATCGAGCCGGGGGCGCATGTGCCCGCCCTCGTGATCGGCACCGGATACGGCGGTTCCGTGGCCGCTCTGCGCCTGGCCCAGGCGGGTGTCGACGTCCACATGGTCGAGATGGGCATGGCCTGGGACACCCCCGGGTCGGACGGCAAGATCTTCGCCAACACGACGAGCCCCGACTACCGCTCCTACTGGCTGCGCACCAGGACGAAGCAGCCGCTCAGCAACTTCCTCGGCTTCCCCATCGACAAGGACGTCCCTCGCTACACCGGGATCCTGGACGCCGAGGAGATGGGCGGCATCATCGTCTACCAGGGCCGCGGCGTGGGCGGCGGCTCACTGGTGAACGGAGGGATGGCGGTCACTCCGAGGCGGGAGAACTTCGGCGCCGTCCTGCCGTCGGTCAACGCGGACGAGATGTACTCCGTCTACTACCCGCGTGCCAACTCCGGCCTCGGCGTCGGCACGGTCGACCTGACCTGGTTCGAGACCGCGGACTGCTACCAGTACGCCCGGGTCGGCCGTAAGCACGCCCAGCGTTCGGGCTTCCCCTTCGTCTTCGTGCCCGACGTGTACGACTGGGACTACATGGAACAGGAGGCCGCCGGGACCGTACCGAAGTCCGCACTCGCGGGTGAGATCCTCTATGGCAACAACTACGGCAAGAAGTCCCTGCAGAAGACCTATCTCGCCAGGGCCACAACGACCGGCCGGGTCTCCATCTCACCGCTGCACAAGGTCACTTCGGTCGCTCCGGCGACGGGCGGCCGCTACACGGTCGTCATCGACCGGCTCGACACCGGCGGCAACACCACGGCCACCAAGACCGTCACCGCGGACCGGGTGTTCTTCGCGGCCGGCAGCGTCGGCACCAGCAAGCTGCTGGTCCAGCTCAAGGCCACGGGCGCGCTGCCGGGCCTCAACAGCGAGGTGGGCAAGGGCTGGGGCGACAACGGCAACGTGATGTGCGGCCGCGCCAACCACCTGTGGGACCCCACCGGTGCCGTGCAGTCGTCCATCCCGTGCTCCGGCATCGACAACTGGGCCGCGGGCGGCGCGTTCGCCGAGGTGGCGCCGCTGCCCACCGGCATCGAGACCTTCGCCTCGTTCTATCTGTCGATCACCAAGAACCCCAACCGCGCCCAGTTCTCGTGGAACGCGTCGGCGGGCAAGGCCGAGCTCAACTGGCAGACCGCCTGGAAGCAGCCGTCCATCGACATGGCCAAGACGATCTTCGACAAGATCAACGCCAAGGAGGGGACGATCTACCGCACCGACCTCTTCGGCGCCTACAAGATCTGGGGCGACCACCTCACGTACCACCCCCTGGGTGGCGCGGTGCTCAACAAGGCGACCGACAACTACGGCCGCCTGCACGGACATCCGGGTCTGTACGTCATCGACGGCGCGCTGATCCCGGGCAACACCAGCGTCAATCCGTTCGTCACCATCACGGCGCTCGCCGAACGGAACATCGAAAAGATCATCGCGGCGGACCTGTAG
- a CDS encoding carboxymuconolactone decarboxylase family protein, translating into MNVDIPEGKNPIEYVWGDMVPGIGPAAANFSLAVYAHTTLGLREFEAARLRIAQINGCLFCLDWRTERDGHKVEDDFPDAVEHWRTTDAFDDRTRLAAEYADRYALDHHGLDEEFWDRMTTHYSQTEIVELTMSLGSWLAFGRLNRVLGLDAMCVLPGH; encoded by the coding sequence ATGAACGTCGACATCCCCGAGGGCAAGAACCCGATCGAGTACGTGTGGGGCGACATGGTCCCCGGCATCGGACCTGCCGCCGCGAACTTCTCACTGGCCGTCTACGCCCATACGACCCTGGGACTACGCGAGTTCGAGGCGGCACGGCTTCGGATCGCGCAGATCAACGGCTGCCTCTTCTGTCTCGACTGGCGGACCGAGCGGGACGGCCACAAGGTCGAGGACGACTTCCCCGATGCCGTCGAGCACTGGCGCACGACCGACGCGTTCGACGACCGCACCCGACTGGCCGCCGAATACGCCGACCGCTACGCCCTGGACCACCACGGCCTCGACGAGGAGTTCTGGGACCGGATGACCACGCACTACAGCCAGACCGAGATCGTCGAACTGACCATGAGCCTGGGCTCCTGGCTCGCCTTCGGACGGCTCAACCGTGTCCTGGGACTCGACGCCATGTGCGTACTGCCGGGGCACTGA
- a CDS encoding NAD(P)H-dependent amine dehydrogenase family protein yields the protein MISTVVWGTGNVGRAAIRAVDAHPALDLTAVLVHSPGKVGRDAGELAGLDRVLGVAATDDVAAVLAAGSGAVVYAASGDIRPDEALADIGSAIRAGAVVVTPSLYPLYDQRNAPPEFRDPVLAAIADGGGSLFVSGVDPGWGNDVLPLLMSGLGTVVDAVRCQEIFDYSTYEQEESVRHLIGMGHPMDYQPLMLAPSIPTMVWGGQIRLMARALGVELDEIHETLERRALDTTVSTRTMGDFEAGTQGAVRFEVQGIVKGEPRLVIEHITRIHPSCAPDWPSPPNGDGAHRVIIEGRPRIEITVEATDEGDNRSAGGNATAVGRLVGAIDWLVDAEPGLYDALDVPLRPAVGRLGVPTRLGAPAPLGALGTK from the coding sequence ATGATTTCCACGGTGGTCTGGGGAACCGGAAATGTCGGCCGTGCGGCGATCCGCGCGGTCGACGCGCATCCGGCGCTCGATCTCACGGCGGTACTGGTCCACAGTCCCGGGAAGGTCGGCCGTGACGCGGGTGAACTCGCCGGTCTGGACCGGGTTCTGGGTGTCGCGGCGACGGACGATGTCGCCGCGGTGCTGGCAGCGGGGTCGGGTGCGGTGGTGTACGCGGCGTCGGGTGACATCCGGCCCGACGAGGCACTGGCCGACATCGGCTCGGCGATCCGGGCGGGCGCGGTGGTCGTCACTCCGTCGTTGTATCCGCTCTACGACCAGCGCAACGCCCCGCCCGAGTTCCGCGACCCCGTGCTCGCGGCGATCGCGGACGGTGGCGGGTCGCTGTTCGTCTCCGGTGTCGACCCGGGCTGGGGCAATGACGTACTGCCCCTGCTGATGAGCGGACTCGGCACGGTCGTCGACGCCGTCCGCTGCCAGGAGATCTTCGACTACTCGACGTACGAGCAGGAGGAGTCCGTCCGGCATCTGATCGGCATGGGTCACCCCATGGACTACCAGCCGCTGATGCTCGCGCCGTCGATACCGACCATGGTGTGGGGCGGGCAGATACGGCTGATGGCCAGGGCCCTCGGCGTCGAACTCGACGAGATCCACGAGACCTTGGAGCGACGCGCGCTCGACACCACGGTGAGCACCCGGACCATGGGCGACTTCGAGGCCGGCACCCAGGGCGCCGTCCGCTTCGAGGTGCAGGGCATCGTGAAGGGCGAACCCCGCCTGGTCATCGAGCACATCACCCGCATCCACCCGAGCTGCGCCCCGGACTGGCCGTCACCGCCCAACGGCGACGGAGCGCACCGCGTGATCATCGAGGGCCGTCCGCGCATCGAGATCACCGTCGAGGCCACCGACGAGGGCGACAACCGGTCCGCCGGCGGCAACGCCACCGCCGTCGGGCGTCTCGTCGGAGCCATCGACTGGCTCGTCGACGCGGAACCCGGACTCTACGACGCCCTCGACGTTCCGCTGCGCCCGGCGGTCGGCAGACTCGGCGTGCCCACACGGCTCGGAGCACCCGCACCGCTCGGAGCACTCGGAACCAAGTGA
- a CDS encoding ABC-F family ATP-binding cassette domain-containing protein has product MVLDRVSLTVRPGERVGIVGDNGSGKSTLLRLLAGQEPVDNGSLTVVAPGGIGHLRQTLDLPASARVGDAVDHVLGELRALERRIRVAEAALGAAGTAEFEHYAALVAEFDARGGHGADRRVEVSLRRLGEHAPLDRERALSTLSGGQRSRLALAATLALAPELLLLDEPTNDLDDEAVAWLEGHLHRHRGTVVVATHDRAFLERVTDTILEVDPDRRTVRRYGNGYAGFLAAKAAARARWAWDHEQWRNEVARQEHLADSGIGMLAEIPRKSPRAFSGAGAFRARSRTHGSQSRIRNARERLQRLIEHPVPPPPQPLRFTGRVEGTPPTPTPTPTPTPTAEDPPTAVHLEGVLAERRLYVPSLKLAPGDRLLVTGPNGAGKTTLLQLLAGELTPDAGIVRRPRRIGFLRQQSAPDDAFDTRTLLAAFAAGRAGHPDEHAEALLALGLFHAADLAVPVRNLSVGQRRKLELARLVTAGPLDLLLLDEPTNHLAPTLVEEIEAALARYTGTLVVVTHDRLLRERFHGPRLELPLPAE; this is encoded by the coding sequence ATGGTGCTGGACCGGGTGTCCCTCACTGTCCGGCCGGGCGAAAGGGTCGGGATCGTCGGGGACAACGGCTCCGGGAAGTCCACGCTCCTGCGGCTGCTGGCAGGACAGGAACCGGTCGACAACGGCAGCCTGACCGTCGTCGCACCGGGCGGGATCGGCCACCTCCGCCAGACCCTCGATCTGCCCGCCTCCGCGCGCGTGGGCGATGCCGTGGATCACGTACTGGGTGAACTACGCGCCCTGGAGCGCCGTATTCGTGTCGCCGAGGCGGCACTGGGCGCGGCCGGCACCGCCGAGTTCGAGCACTACGCGGCGCTGGTGGCCGAGTTCGACGCGCGGGGCGGGCACGGAGCTGATCGCCGGGTCGAGGTGAGCCTGCGACGACTCGGCGAGCACGCGCCGCTGGACCGGGAGCGTGCGCTGAGCACCCTCTCCGGAGGGCAGCGCTCCCGGCTCGCGCTGGCCGCGACCCTGGCCCTGGCCCCCGAACTGCTGCTGCTCGACGAGCCGACCAACGATCTGGACGACGAAGCCGTGGCCTGGCTCGAAGGGCATCTGCACCGTCATCGGGGCACGGTCGTCGTGGCCACGCACGACCGGGCGTTCCTGGAACGCGTCACCGACACCATCCTGGAAGTGGACCCCGATCGGCGCACGGTACGGCGCTACGGCAACGGATATGCCGGCTTTCTCGCCGCCAAGGCGGCGGCCCGGGCCCGGTGGGCGTGGGATCACGAGCAGTGGCGCAACGAGGTCGCCCGACAGGAACACCTCGCCGACTCCGGCATCGGCATGCTGGCCGAGATCCCCCGCAAGTCGCCGCGGGCGTTCAGCGGCGCCGGCGCCTTCCGGGCACGCTCACGGACACACGGCTCCCAGAGCCGCATCCGCAACGCACGCGAGCGGTTGCAACGGCTGATCGAGCACCCCGTGCCGCCACCTCCGCAGCCACTGCGGTTCACCGGCCGCGTCGAAGGCACGCCGCCGACACCGACACCGACACCGACACCGACACCGACTGCCGAGGATCCACCAACGGCAGTGCACCTGGAAGGTGTCCTGGCCGAAAGGCGGTTGTACGTTCCGTCCCTGAAACTCGCCCCGGGTGACCGGCTCCTCGTCACCGGCCCCAACGGCGCCGGCAAAACCACCCTGCTCCAGTTGCTGGCAGGTGAACTGACGCCCGACGCCGGTATCGTGCGCCGACCGCGCCGGATCGGATTCCTGCGTCAGCAGAGCGCGCCCGACGACGCCTTCGACACCCGAACGCTGCTCGCGGCATTCGCAGCCGGCAGAGCGGGGCACCCCGACGAGCACGCCGAGGCACTCCTCGCGCTCGGCCTGTTCCACGCCGCCGACCTCGCAGTTCCCGTACGGAACCTGTCCGTCGGGCAGCGCCGCAAGCTCGAACTGGCCCGGCTCGTGACGGCCGGCCCACTCGATCTGCTCCTGCTCGACGAGCCGACGAACCACCTGGCCCCCACCCTCGTGGAAGAGATCGAGGCAGCCCTGGCCCGCTACACCGGCACGCTGGTCGTGGTGACGCACGACCGACTCCTGCGCGAACGCTTCCACGGGCCCCGCCTCGAACTACCCCTGCCCGCCGAGTAG
- a CDS encoding LysR family transcriptional regulator, translating to MFEIDALRLLVAVAETGSFTKAAVRLNYTQSAVSRRIAALEQQAGGLLFERLPRGVRLNPAGRTLHRHAMEVLDRLSRAERELAVLHAGHGGLLHLGAFATANISLVPTALRALQEARPDVEVVAVEGWTDTLMERLADGALDLAVVSDYPSGLPPADGVTTTVLCQDELFVALPRGHRLAGAATVDLCELRDEAWLHSAYGDRPTMLADACARAGFTPRKIVRIAEWTGKFGYAAAGLGVALVPSLAARAVPDGLVLRRLTDPALRRTVQVALPADPIPAALKLRNLLRDAAD from the coding sequence ATGTTCGAGATCGACGCGCTGCGGCTGCTCGTGGCCGTGGCCGAGACCGGATCGTTCACGAAGGCGGCGGTCCGGCTCAACTACACACAGTCCGCGGTGTCCCGACGCATCGCCGCGCTCGAACAGCAGGCAGGCGGCCTGCTGTTCGAGCGACTGCCCCGGGGCGTACGCCTCAATCCCGCCGGCCGAACGCTGCACCGGCACGCCATGGAGGTGCTCGACCGGCTGTCGCGGGCGGAGCGGGAGCTGGCCGTGCTGCATGCGGGGCACGGCGGGCTGCTGCACCTGGGCGCGTTCGCCACCGCCAACATCTCGCTGGTGCCCACCGCCCTGCGGGCTCTCCAGGAAGCCCGGCCGGATGTCGAGGTCGTCGCGGTCGAGGGCTGGACCGACACGCTGATGGAGCGCCTCGCGGACGGGGCGCTGGACCTGGCCGTCGTCAGCGACTACCCGTCAGGTCTGCCGCCGGCTGACGGGGTCACGACGACCGTGCTGTGCCAGGACGAACTGTTCGTCGCTCTGCCGCGCGGGCATCGCCTGGCCGGAGCGGCGACGGTCGACCTGTGTGAACTGCGCGACGAGGCATGGCTGCACAGCGCGTACGGAGATCGCCCCACCATGCTCGCCGACGCCTGCGCGCGGGCGGGCTTCACCCCAAGGAAGATCGTCCGGATCGCGGAGTGGACCGGGAAGTTCGGCTACGCGGCAGCCGGGCTGGGAGTGGCGCTGGTCCCTTCGCTGGCCGCCCGGGCGGTCCCCGACGGACTCGTCCTGCGCCGCCTCACCGACCCGGCCCTGCGCCGGACCGTGCAGGTTGCACTGCCCGCCGACCCCATCCCGGCGGCATTGAAACTGAGGAATCTGCTGCGAGACGCCGCCGACTGA
- a CDS encoding DUF6585 family protein, with translation MTTPTSPPSPPSEVAALAARHQLGLLESAFAPKRLGIPMVVLYINVLVTFSAFFLVPGLLYFWWLRRFPNFSRKQAAKRLYLFEHGLIVQPQFGEGMTAFRWDSVKLRQDITQLFVNGAPTPTKYVYSVTATGFGGAEITEFYEKPETWGPCMQDAVLRAQGQKSLDAILEGGAVDFGALSLSRTGMAATGKGRLPWSEIQEILVRGGSVHVMRSGASGPWSTVPVSGIANLHLLLAIAGNLCRR, from the coding sequence ATGACCACACCGACGTCACCGCCGTCACCGCCGTCCGAGGTCGCCGCTCTGGCCGCCCGTCATCAACTCGGGCTGCTCGAGAGCGCGTTCGCTCCCAAGCGCCTCGGTATACCGATGGTCGTCCTCTACATCAATGTGCTCGTCACTTTCTCGGCGTTCTTCCTGGTGCCCGGTCTGCTCTATTTCTGGTGGCTGCGCCGCTTCCCGAACTTCAGCAGGAAACAGGCGGCCAAGCGCCTCTATCTCTTCGAGCACGGATTGATCGTGCAACCGCAGTTCGGAGAAGGCATGACCGCCTTTCGCTGGGACTCCGTCAAGCTCCGCCAGGACATCACGCAGTTGTTCGTCAACGGTGCCCCCACCCCCACCAAATACGTCTACTCCGTGACCGCCACGGGCTTCGGCGGCGCGGAGATCACGGAGTTCTACGAGAAGCCCGAGACCTGGGGCCCCTGCATGCAGGATGCCGTGCTGCGCGCCCAGGGGCAGAAGTCTCTGGACGCGATCCTGGAGGGCGGGGCAGTCGACTTCGGCGCCCTCTCACTCTCCCGCACAGGCATGGCCGCCACCGGGAAGGGCCGTCTCCCCTGGAGCGAGATCCAGGAGATCCTCGTGAGAGGAGGCAGCGTCCACGTCATGAGGTCCGGCGCGTCCGGTCCGTGGTCCACCGTCCCGGTCAGCGGCATCGCGAACCTCCACCTCCTGCTGGCCATCGCCGGAAACCTCTGCCGGCGATAG
- a CDS encoding PRC-barrel domain-containing protein, with protein MSADMWGYLPTTGYTAGSSLIGYKVEATDGSIGKVDKHSDDVGASHLVVDTGVWIFGKHVLIPAGLVSGIDTAEERIYVDRTKEQIKNAPEFDKDKHAGDAGYRDELGGYYGGHRA; from the coding sequence GTGAGTGCGGACATGTGGGGCTATCTGCCCACCACCGGCTACACCGCCGGCAGCAGCCTGATCGGTTACAAGGTCGAGGCGACGGACGGGAGCATCGGCAAGGTCGACAAGCACTCCGACGACGTCGGGGCGTCCCACCTCGTGGTCGACACCGGGGTGTGGATCTTCGGCAAGCACGTACTGATCCCCGCCGGCCTCGTCAGCGGCATCGACACGGCCGAAGAGAGGATCTACGTCGACCGGACCAAGGAGCAGATCAAGAACGCTCCCGAGTTCGACAAGGACAAGCATGCCGGGGACGCGGGCTACCGCGATGAGCTCGGCGGCTACTACGGCGGTCACCGGGCGTAG
- a CDS encoding low affinity iron permease family protein produces the protein MAPQHPAHRDGDRPGRFTRLAEHASNFTSSPGFFGVCLVLVAGAITAHALKLPTQWLLVVGEAMSAVSLLLLALLKNSERRAEHAIQRKLDAIAAALLEIRREEPGAASEELRKAINMERQT, from the coding sequence ATGGCACCTCAGCACCCCGCACACCGTGACGGCGACCGACCGGGCCGGTTCACGCGGCTGGCGGAACACGCCTCGAACTTCACCAGCTCCCCCGGCTTCTTCGGCGTGTGCCTCGTTCTGGTCGCGGGCGCGATCACCGCGCACGCGCTGAAGCTGCCGACGCAGTGGCTGCTGGTGGTGGGCGAGGCGATGTCCGCCGTGTCACTGCTGCTCCTGGCCCTTCTGAAGAACTCCGAACGGCGCGCCGAGCACGCCATCCAGCGCAAACTCGACGCCATCGCCGCCGCATTGCTGGAGATCCGGCGGGAGGAACCGGGAGCCGCGAGCGAGGAACTCCGCAAGGCCATCAACATGGAGAGGCAGACCTGA